The nucleotide window ACAATATGCTGTTAAATGCCAAAAAAGAGACGGCCGTTTTCCAGGGTCAGCTGACAGGCGTCCTCCGGGGATACGCCGATGATATCGGCGAGCTTCAACGCCGTAAATTTTAAATATAATGAGCTGTTGCGGCGGCCGCGCATCGGCTCCGGCGCAAGGTAAGGGCAATCTGTTTCGATCATGATGCGGTCACGCGGCATTTTTTCGAGCACCTCGACGGCGCGGCGCGCGTTTTTAAAGGTGATAACACCGGTAAACGAGAGATACCACCCCTTATCCAAGAGGCCTTTGGCCGTCTCCCAGCTGCCGGAATAGCAGTGGAAGACGCCGCGGACATCAGGGAAATCATCGAGAATTGACAAAACGTCATGCGTGGCCTCGCGCTCGTGGATTACAACAGGCAGCCCGACGCGTCTGGCCAGAGCAAGCTGGTCACGAAAGCGCTGCTGCTGAATCTCGCGCGGGGAGAAATCATAGTGGTAGTCTAGCCCAATTTCGCCGACGGCGACGGCTTTCGGGTGCTTTAACAGGTCTTCAAGCGCTATGAGTGTTGCGTCGTTCATGTCACCGGCATCGTGCGGGTGGACGCCGACGGCTGCAAAAATAAACGGATACGCCTCGGCAAGCTTTAGCCCGGCCTGCGCCGAACACAGATTGCTGGAAGCGTTCACGATTAGCTCAATGCCGTTTTCCGGCATCGAGGCGAGCAAGGCATCGCGGTCTGGATCAAATTGAGCGTCATCATAATGTGCGT belongs to Oscillospiraceae bacterium CM and includes:
- a CDS encoding TatD family hydrolase, with protein sequence MLFDTHAHYDDAQFDPDRDALLASMPENGIELIVNASSNLCSAQAGLKLAEAYPFIFAAVGVHPHDAGDMNDATLIALEDLLKHPKAVAVGEIGLDYHYDFSPREIQQQRFRDQLALARRVGLPVVIHEREATHDVLSILDDFPDVRGVFHCYSGSWETAKGLLDKGWYLSFTGVITFKNARRAVEVLEKMPRDRIMIETDCPYLAPEPMRGRRNSSLYLKFTALKLADIIGVSPEDACQLTLENGRLFFGI